The Desmodus rotundus isolate HL8 chromosome 3, HLdesRot8A.1, whole genome shotgun sequence genome includes a region encoding these proteins:
- the REP15 gene encoding LOW QUALITY PROTEIN: rab15 effector protein (The sequence of the model RefSeq protein was modified relative to this genomic sequence to represent the inferred CDS: inserted 2 bases in 2 codons; deleted 1 base in 1 codon; substituted 1 base at 1 genomic stop codon) yields MGQRPSXQSALKDSKEVLQVCGAVSEXVAHAAEKLQGRLAFEDPLSHLCPAPSTLSEIFLIHLVIFCQEKGVDGWLTTPKMTKHRALLFGADWIWTLWGSDKQIRLQPAVQTLQMSSLTPVEPKPCEHPNPESGAELSSGKSRFDKLEEFCNLIGEDCLGLFIIFGVPGKPKDVRGVVLDSVKSEPARGHLPGRKAVAQFVLETEDSVSIRELLGNXSKKDRLREVGKVYISIL; encoded by the exons ATGGGGCAAAGGCCATCGTGACAGTCGGCTCTGAAGGACAGCAAAGAGGTTCTCCAAGTCTGTGGGGCGGTCAGTG CTGTCGCGCATGCTGCTGAGAAGCTGCAGGGGCGTCTTGCATTTGAAGACCCTCTGAGCCATCTATGCCCAGCTCCAAGCACCCTGAGCGAGATCTTCTTAATCCACCTCGTCATTTTCTGCCAAGAAAAGGGAGTTGATGGGTGGCTCACCACCCCCAAGATGACCAAGCACCGAGCCCTACTGTTTGGGGCGGACTGGATTTGGACCTTGTGGGGATCCGATAAGCAAATAAGGCTTCAGCCGGCAGTGCAGACACTGCAGATGTCTTCT TTAACTCCTGTGGAACCTAAGCCTTGTGAGCACCCCAATCCAGAGTCTGGGGCAGAGCTGTCCTCCGGGAAGAGCAGATTTGATAAGCTGGAAGAATTCTGTAACTTGATAGGAGAGGATTGTCTGGGCCTGTTCATCATCTTTGGTGTGCCAGGAAAGCCTAAAGACGTCAGAGGAGTTGTCCTGGACAGTGTCAAAAGTGAACCAGCAAGGGGCCATCTGCCAGGAAGGAAGGCTGTGGCACAATTTGTCCTGGAAACTGAAGACTCTGTCTCCATCAGAGAGCTGCTTGGAA TGAGTAAGAAAGATAGGCTAAGAGAGGTGGGCAAGGTTTACATTAGCATCCTCTGA